In the genome of Raphanus sativus cultivar WK10039 chromosome 9, ASM80110v3, whole genome shotgun sequence, the window TATGAAATTATTggataatatatgtttttgttttatattattgtataaTTTACAATAAGTATTGTAAATTATTGTataatctttgtttttgtttgtttaatctATGTAATTATCGTCTGGAACATTGATCTTACTTGCCATATCAGCAATGGACTCTTAACACCTTGACCATCAAtggttttgaaataaaatttattcaacGATTCACTATTGATGGTTACCAAAAAACTTTGCACATGtgacaaaatttattaaaggATAAAACTTGTATATGAAAACGCTGATAAAGATTCagatgaagaaaacaaaattttgatagaATTTTCTTTATTGAAATATTAAACTgattatcaacaaaaaaattattagagcAACCTTAACGGACAAAAGTCCATTTAAAGTAACTGaatctatatttattattattttattctattttattaactaattaagTTCTAATCTTTTTTTGAAGTGGACAACTCTCAACATGAAGTGGCTCGGGCCCGGATCTTTTGCTCGGCTCTACCAAGAAATGTGATAGTCCAGTTCAAAGGCGGATCCCTCGGCCCGACTATTGGCCTAATGGCAATGGGTCCATTAGGTCAGACCGACATCAAGAAGACCCGTGCTACGCCTATTTAAGGAAAggagagaaggaagagaaggCATCTGAACGCATACATACTCAGTTGGCGGCTAGAAATAGGGGTTTACTCTCTTGTATTCTTGCCGACTTGTACTTTCCCGACCAATGCTCCTCGAGCACCGACTAACTTTCTGATCAAAATTTCCTTATTTGTAATCAAATCGTTTACCGATCTAATAAAACACTTTTGAATAAACCCACCGACAAGTTCCGTCTCCTTTTACTCGTTTAGACCAAACTCGTttcaaacaaaaaccaaaaaccatatCTTGAAATCAAGACGAGCATGGACAATCGACGGCAAAACAATGACGAAGAACACAATATCAAAGCCAACTAACTCTGATCTAATCCAATGAGGTGCAGTCTCTAACATCAGCCGAAATCtaagaaagaagagaagttgCCAATATTAACCAGAACATCTTACAATTCCGTGAGAAACAACCGCACAACTGGAAACTCATAAACCTAATTTACAACAAATACCATATAATCTCACAAGAGAAGAAGGTGAAGTAGAACAAGAGCATGGAGGTGTGTCTTTTTTCGGATGGGGAGAAGCACCGCATACCGGAAAAGTAAACGAAATACATAGATGGTGACGGCTCAAAATCAAAATATGGAGAgaagtaagaaaaaaacatctttaaaataatgttcagaaataaaaaaaacaattttgatgTTGAAACTATATATCTTAGAATCAACTAATGCATAAAGGcaaaattattgaaattaaatatattttatatcaagGTTCACTTCACCACTAACAATTGCTACTACACACAACAACACATTATTAAAAAACACATAATATATTAACCAATCACATGCTATATATAGCataataaaaataccaaatagTGCTATTAACAAATAAAGATAATCACATAATTACATCatccaaaaaattatatttagcaACAATAAAACAATATTCAACGCAAAGGCGGATAAAtccctaatatatatattacaatatattaggTTGAAACCATAGAGAAAAATGTTAATAATCTATCCTTGTCTATAACATAACAATGCACTCAAccattacatttatttaatgCAAATCATTACTCTAAATTAATGCAGGCTTTGTTCTTCACTTTCTACTCTATTCATGTTTTGTATTGTGGAAACTCATGAATAAGATAACAAAACAAAGTTTAAACCTTAATTTTTCCTAGTATAGTGATAGATCCATGTCCCATCGTCATCATGTTTGGTGGATAATAATCAGTAGCATTAGCTTTTTACCATTTCGAGTGAAGTAAAGAAGGTGTTAAGTGGACATGAGGTTATGGGTAAAAAAACTTGGGAAAGGCAAAAAGCAAAAAGCCCCACCCTTTAAGCACTCTCTTTTAAATGGTAATTCGTGCCTGTCAAAGCCTACACTCTGTCAGAAACACAACCCCAAAGCCACTTAACTTCATATCTTTCTctccttttttatttctttaatttaaagCAAAAGCTAGAAATGAGAGAGAAAGTTTGAGATTCTACAGACCCGAAGAAACCCCTTAAAAAAGAGGAAATAGCATctaacagaaaaaaaacattagtagtttttgtttgtttgctcTCTGTTTTCCTCTGTCTGGACATTGGGATTAAATCAACTTATCATTCTcattcttccttcttcttctactacttctttGTTCTTGTgctaaaacaaaacaagaaagcaCAAGGAGACAAATAGAACTATCCATTTCATTACAAAACAGTCCGTACATTCTCTAGttatggcttcttcttcttcattttcttcttcaactGTCACATCCAAATTTATTGGGtttcttcttattctctctCTTCAACTAGACTTTTTACTTGGGTCGGATCTTCATCACAAAAACCAAACTTCCTTCAGACCCAACACGGACGTTCAGAAACTTAGAAGAATAGAAAAATATCTCAAGAGAATCAACAAGCCTTCCATCAAAACAATACACGTAACCAAACATACCTTTATTATGGaatcctctgtttctttttagtttttaatgagaacttgtttttgttattatgaAACTCTAGAGCCCAGATGGAGATGTAATAGAATGTGTACCGTCTCATCTGCAACCAGCATTTGATCATCCCCAACTACGAGGGCAGAAACCACTGGTAATAAATTTTCTCTTTCacttgttttataattttaggaAAGATTGAAGTAATTATATTAACCGAAGAGCGTGTGGTGTAGTGGTATGTTTGAGTGAATAGAGGTCTAGAGGATTCACATGTAGGTCAAAGCCAGAAGTTCCAACGATATATGAAAATCGATATCCTCTTGGCAGCCACAGCCACTCTGGGCCCTTCGGCGATTAGTCTTAGTCTCTACAAAACCTATCTGGttattgaaagaaaaatgattCTATATATGGAAACTTACAGGATTTGCCAGAGATGCCAAGTAGAGCAAATGAAACAACAAATGAAGAAAGTTTTAATCAGCTATGGAGTCAGTCGGGTGAAAGTTGTCCAATTGGGTCAATACCGATGAGAAGGACAGCGAAGACTGATGTTTTAAGGGCAAGATCAGTTAGACGGTTTGGTCGCAGACTGAGAAAACCAATCAGACGAGACTCCTCCGGAGGCGGTCACGAGGTAACTTCTTCCACACCTCTCTTACGCATCCATCATACGGGAGAATAGTATTGTATTCTAATGCTTTTTACACTTTAACTTTTGTTGGTTCAATAAAGCATTATATTCTCCAACAAGAGATAAAGGCATTCTAAAAATGATTCATTCAGAAAAGAAAAGGGTCTTTGAATGTTCAAACTGTGTTCTTGATATTGAAAATATACTATAAgcctaaaattaattttaaattgtaagAATTAAAGGTTTTGcattaataatttagtttacaTGCAGCACGCGGTCGTATTTGTTAATGGAGAACAATATTATGGAGCAAAAGCAAGCATAAACGTGTGGGCGCCACGTGTCACTGATGCTTATGAGTTTAGTTTATCTCAGATTTGGCTAATCTCTGGCTCATTTGGCCATGACTTAAATACCATTGAAGCTGGTTGGCAGGTACCCTTCGTTTTACTTTTACTATATAAGCATTATTTCTGATTGGttatttaaagaagaaaaatttgTTGATTTAGTAACCACTAATTAGCTGATTAATATTTCGTCACTAAAAGTGTTTTTCGGCAAAAAGGGTCGTTGAGTGATAAGAATCAACCTACCTATAAGTATACTGTTTAGATCGCTTATTtacatgttgacaaaaaaaaaaaaaaaaaaagatcgcttatttatattttttttgttttcaaaagtttatatattaagtGCATACTTTTCATATAAACTCAAAACTATCATCATATTATACACagtttaatattataaatacggACGGGATTTAATAGTGCTATTTCTGCGTTTCATATCTATGCTATAAGTTCAAAAGCGTAAAAAAAAGAACTCTCAAAggaatcaatttttattaatttttataaaattattttcgatatatttttctttaaaataaaaaatttaaaataggtgtgtaatttcttttatatatgtattaaatgTTATTATCTACTTCTTACTTTAATACAGAGAAATGTTTTTTACCTTCAAATATAGAAGAAAAGGTaacaatttctattttataaaaataaatataattagataataatagatttttttctctctgttgctatgaaaacaaatatagaGATATGTTAGAAACGTTTTGGGGGGAACCACCCCACTCTCTAGTATATATTAGTAAGTTGGAAAAGAATGAGGTTACAGAGTGTGTTCAATTAATAATTAGGTTGGCGATTAGTGATTACTAATTTACATAACGTTTGAAATCTCTTTCAGGTTAGTCCTGAGCTATACGGAGATAACTATCCAAGATTCTTCACATATTGGACGGTAAAGACGAGTTCTCTTTTTTTCCCCTctgttttttatatatgtgttattaTTGTGGAAACGaaattgtatttaatattttgaaaaagcAGACAGATGCATACCAAGCAACTGGATGCTACAATTTACTCTGCTCAGGGTTCGTACAAACCAACAATAAAATTGCAATTGGT includes:
- the LOC108823326 gene encoding uncharacterized protein LOC108823326, which gives rise to MASSSSFSSSTVTSKFIGFLLILSLQLDFLLGSDLHHKNQTSFRPNTDVQKLRRIEKYLKRINKPSIKTIHSPDGDVIECVPSHLQPAFDHPQLRGQKPLDLPEMPSRANETTNEESFNQLWSQSGESCPIGSIPMRRTAKTDVLRARSVRRFGRRLRKPIRRDSSGGGHEHAVVFVNGEQYYGAKASINVWAPRVTDAYEFSLSQIWLISGSFGHDLNTIEAGWQVSPELYGDNYPRFFTYWTTDAYQATGCYNLLCSGFVQTNNKIAIGAAISPRSSYNGRQFDLGLMIWKDPKHGHWWLELGNGLLVGYWPVFLFSHLRSHASMVQFGGEVVNSRSNGGHTGTQMGSGHFADEGFEKAAYFRNLQVVDWDNNLLPLSNLHVLADHPACYNIRQGKNNVWGTYFYYGGPGRNPRCP